In the Ranitomeya imitator isolate aRanImi1 chromosome 2, aRanImi1.pri, whole genome shotgun sequence genome, tacctgtttttccttcgcttgagcctcctgctccggtgctggtggagggagaattggagtatgttgtggagaagatcttggattctcatgtttccagacggaaactccaatatttggtcaagtggaagggttatggtcaggaggataattcttgggtggttgcctctgatgttcatgctgttgatttggtccgtgcatttcatagggctcatcctggtcgccctggtggttctcgtgagggttcggtgacccctcctcaaggggggggtactgttgtgaattctatttttgggctccctctggtggttactgatggtactgagtgacttgtgttctctgcggtctctggtgtccacctgttccatcaggatatgggagtttcctatttaacctggctttcttgtcatttcctcgccggctatcaatgtaatcagtgtgtcttgttacctctgctacccgcttctgtaatcttcaggacaagctaagttttgattttcctgttccacgttttgcttaatttttgtcttagtccagcttgcagatatgtgattctttgctgctggttgctctagtgggctgaaattactcctcatgttccatgagttggcacatgagttcaagtaatttcaggatggtttttttgaagggtttttcgctgaccgcgcagttcacttttgtatcctctgctatctagctttagcgggcctcattttgctgaatctgttttcataactacgtatgtgctttcctctcatttcaccgtcattacatgtggggggctgctatttctgtggggtgtttctctggaggcaagagaggtctgtgtttcttctaataggggaagttagtcattcggctggcgcgagacgtctaggaatcatcgtaggcacgttccccggctactgctagttgtgtgtttaggttcaggatcgcggtcagctcaggttccatcaccctagagctcgttttgtttttgtgcttgtccttttgtgatcccctgccattgggatcatgacacataggggttatataacataaagaccatttgaccatcatcttggaatgatATTCTggggcggaactgtgataataaatctgccctcaATAAATTTACCAGACATgaaggagagattacgaactgagcaataacttcagggaaaggaccccacagggatgggttttgtgagagtatatttatttggTCTtctatctactctaattaaaacaaactCTTGatttgagaattaacatggcgaggcttgggagggagatttccagacatagggttaaaatggatattggagtatgagactggatttgtgtaagggaggggggctggagctggagcttgggccactgataaggaaccaacTGTGTCCTTGTActgcggtgggggctagagagcgcagctgctgatttaTCCTCTAATTTCTctactgatacagaatgggttaagttcttctgaaaactttgtactacttttaatgcatcgtccggagtggaataaatctctcaatttgctgctatttgtctatagaaggccatgggggatgtttctggcTGATAATAAATGCTGTCTACGTTtaccaagggaaaggtgggggctacaactccggatcttcttgcttcacaattgtaacagacgtctctccactgagaattagtaactctgcatacatcacaaatccacccggcaggatcatagggtgggggcgcactaagttttggcaacccaggatatattggagctttggagttaaggggcatagggcttacagtcgggagaagagacttaatttcctggggagggaccatattacctaaaagggagcccccctgtaccaaatttcttattgtttgctttcccaacacattaatctcagtcactttctcagttccttcttgcaccacaaacatccagtttttgtcatagtaatagacaactttcctttttcaacgtaacaaaaacaaatccgaattcacttcctgttaatccttaatttgctatatatcaaccactcaacttgaagcaggtgaatcttttaccaatctttcaattacactgataaccaaacaatctcttacaagtttccttctaaaacaaaacaccacatttcactttaaacttgcaataattctttctaattcaatacaatattgtactattgcacatactacacaaggatagaaaattccgagaggacgcagcgactcgacccctccataccagaaacacagaacagataagaacatcacagcattcctcaacacaaaagaaagcaataacgcagctgtttgacccctcccatcaggtgtctcggaaaaccacacagagtaacggaatacagcagttctcagactcaattaatttctacaaaaccttcacacaattcatatgccagaacaccttagaaaaaccaataattgaggcattttataaccaaacacgggctctgcatcctctaatcctccctctccatcaacctattTCCATccttcgttctttaaacctcgcgcaactcacagatgagcttgcgcttgttctaacaatcctttctctttgaacatgccccttttgttctctatgagattgtgccatgtagacggctgcaatctccctgacgagggcaatcctacatgcttgtacaacctctcaacattcttgactgccttctcgccctcccgtgactctactattgtcttgacttcaacagcatcctcatctaacttgtggggcacggacttcttctgctttaggagacgcaacatgactcacagaatactacgccctgctgcagctcAGGATCGCAGACAGCGACAACAACACTGTGTCCCCAACAAAAAAACACGGAACCTCTCGTTCAACGTATtaggaataaagagcctcgcgctcaatatcctgtccctaacctgaacaccagtgattacagtctgccctgtcatgatattctaaccagtcggaaggcggtctcctagtgagagccctccacagaaatacaggtggtcccctctcgggacgtcttaattacctagttggtacaatatcacagaggctgcgtctcctatccctttctctaagcCGCCCCAGTCTACAACTTCCTCAAtccttcactctatcactactaggcaatagtcacgggtagggtggttgaatggagtacaatgaccggtggaggaggtgtggtgtacatgaGGACAcgcagaatgcgacgtctctcagttgctggttcgaagcgtggcacgggatcgcgctcggtctcaccactcgaccggtcactccttggacccaaggagaccacagactaaccaataatggctgaaacactagcaagtgtgacacatacatagtatgtgatctccacttaccgtgtctggagggtgatcagtcctcgaggtcagccactacgggtgtcatccacggacgtccaggcatgggtcctgggggtctcggatcgccggccacgccccacgttggttgcgccaaattgttggggtcgtcacgacaataccctttcttcaccagtcattccaaatcaaattatgtgagcattggtaccggagtgaagaatgagtcagacaaaggctggttcaaactcagtgcatgctcgtgtgtctacaaggtgtagcaacgtcacagcaactgactttatttcctgatacacaacattatatgatctattgggggaaggtgtgcagagggcagggttaggcggggtttgagcaatatgtctagtattcagtccctctggttggtctgacgtcatctgatggatcctcctgtctccacgtcgctttaagtttcgatttcaagagaaatgatacttggcttctggaatgtgaaactttcttctttagcagaatcagaattagggcaaaggtgaatactggcagccatgttaaatacagttacatttgcattagcaagcaaagggaagAAAAACTTATtgcttcacagcataagaatataaaagtacaaaagtgtataaaaatatatattttcaccttgacattatggggccaatttaatatggagcatcttatggggccaattccatatggagcagtatatggggccatttccatatggagcagtatatggggccaattccatatggagcagtatatgtggccaattacatgtggagcagtatatggggctaatttcatatggagcagtatatgtggccaattacatatggagcagtatatggggccaattccatatggagcagtatatgtggccaattacatatggagcagtatatggggccaattacatatggagcagtatatggggccaataatatatgaagcatcttatgggattgttaaagggtattgacttttaagattgctacttccaataggtggcactagagttcaatttgAATAACAATAATCTACTTGTGTAAAATACATAAGGATAGAGTGAAAGTGAAAATCTGCATGTTATTATTTGTGCCTTCTCTGGGTTTCTCTATGActatctgcattgtggctctcgaccaactttcatagcgtaatgtggctctcaaggtaagaaaggttggggacccctgtcctaaggtaacctctcagtgatgcactgcataagccattgtctcctggcagtgtgtcactgagggtcctatagagcagtgacatcacccgatgtcactgttctataggggagatcgtcgtgggacactcgttattaattggactacggcggacaggtagtatacggtttattattttacgttttttgcaggcgctgaagtatggtaagtatggtaaaatgaagaatattaaaatactttttcctaatgtgtgcgtgtttcattaaccctttcttactattggattaaaaatggatagccgtcttattgacgcctctctgttattaacccggcttactgtcaccttacaatagcaaggtgatattaaccccttattaccccatatcccaccgctatacgggagggggaagagaggggctaaatgcccccggccgtcggctttcccctctctggcgcagaaaattgcgtgggagcccacgcgttttttttttaattaaacgctcattaaggcctcttataGCCCAGATTATACCCCCGCCCAGATTGTACCCGATGTTGCAGTGGCCTAGGCCAGACTATACCACTCGCCCAGAATATGCCCGAGGTTACCatagcctaggccagattataccccccatccagaatatacctggggttacagtggcctaggaCAGATTATaccccccacccagaatataccctgggttacagtggcctaggccatattataccccccgcccagaatataccctgggttacagtggcctaggccagattataccccccaccCAGAATACACCCGGGGTTACAGTggtctaggccagattataccccccccccgcgcccagaatatacccggggttacagtggcctaggccagattataccccccgcccagaatacaCCCGGGGTTACAGTggtctaggccagattatacccccccccccgcgcccagaatatacccggggttacagtggcctaggccagattataccccccgcccagaatataccctggGTTACAGTGGCCAAGGTCAGATTATACTCCtccgggccagaatatacccgggattacagtggtcccagctgtaGTAAAATCAGATTTTTCATGCTTCTgaaaaccattgagtgatatacccagacgttgcacaggggccccagacatggcACAGGATTGAGAGATACAGTATATTCTCAAGAATGGGGCGCCAGACATCGCACTAGGGGGAAAACACAGTGCACAAGGTGGCAGAGACAGCTCAAAGGGGCCCTGCAGTCTGTCTCTTCCACCCTTGCGCGCTATCTCTTCCCCCTGCGCTCTGTCTCTGCCCCGTGCGCTGTATCTGCCCCCCTGTGCGATGTGTTTGCCCCCTGTGTGCTAACTGGggaccctgtgtgctgcctggcgcTCCTGtatgctgcctagggcccctgtgtgctgcaagGGGCACTGTATACTGCCTGAGGACCTGTGCGCTACCTGGAGCTGCCATGTGCTGCTtgaggccccgtgtgctgcctggggcccctgtgtgctgcctggggtccctgtgtgCTGGCTGGGGCCcaatgtgctgcctgggaccccattcgctatctctgccccccgtgtgctgcctgggaaccctgtgtgctgcctggggaccctgtgtgctgcctggggccccgtgcactgtctctgcccctgtggctgcctggggcccctgtgcgctgcctgggtgtTCTGTGCACTGCCCGGAGCCCCatgtgctgtctctgcccccctgtgtgctgcctggggcctttgTGTGCTTCCTGGGGCCCGTGTATTCTGCCTGGGGCCCAGTGCGCTGACAGGggcaccgtgtgctgcctggggcccctgtgtgttgTGTGGGGCCcaatgtgctgcctgggaccctgttcgctgtctctgcccccgtgtgctgcctggggaccCTGTGTGCTGCATGGGGACCTTGTGTGTTGCCTGAAGccctatgtgctgcctggggccctatgtgctgcctggggccccaagcGCTGCCAGGGGCCCCTGTGCATTGCCTGGGTGCCCTGTGCGCTgcatggggccccgtgtgctgtctctgccccctgtgggctgccttgggcccctgtgtgTTTCCTGGGGCCCCTGTATTCTGCCTGGGGCCCAGTACGCTGACTGGGGCACCGTCTGCTGCGTGGGGCCCTTGTGTGCTGCGTGGGGCCCTTGTGTGCTGCGTGGGGCCcaatgtgctgcctgggaccccgttcgctgCTAGGGGAccctgtgtgttgcctggggccctatgtgctgcctggggccccatgtgctgtctctgcccctgtgtactgcctggggcccctgtgtgctgcctgggccccccGTGTGCTtcatggggcccctgtgcgctgcctggggccccgtgtgctgtctggggccctgtgcactgtctggagcccctgtgtgctgccacagcatacaggggccccaggcagcgcacagggacagagacagcacacggggccccaggaagtacacaggggccccaagcaggaCACAGgagccccagacagcgcacagggcaaCCGGCAGCACACAGGAgcctcaggcagtgcacagggaCCCAGGCAGCATTTAGGGTCCTCTGGCAGCAtacaggggtcccaggcagcatacaggggctcttagcagtgcacaggggccccaggcagcatacagaggCCCCTGCGCACTGCCAGGGACCCTtgtttgctgcctggggctcctgtgcgcTGTTTGGGCCTGtatgctgtctctgccccctgtgtgctgcctggggcccctgtgtcctgcttggggcccctgtgtgcttcctggggccccgtgtgctgcctgaggccctatgcactgcctgtggcccctgtgtgctgcctggggccctgtataaTGCCTGGGACCCCCGTGTGCTGCCATGGGCCCTTgtaagctgcctggggcccctgtgcactgccaggggcccctgtgtgctgcctggggctcctaaGTGCTGCCTagggccttgtgcgctgcctggggcccctgtgtcttGCTTGGGGCCTctgtgtgcttcctggggcccATGTGTGCCTCcttgggccccgtgtgctgcctggggcccctttgtgctgcctggggccctgtgcactgtctgggacccctgtgtgctgccttgggACCCTTGTGCTACCTGCGGACccttgtgctgcctggggccctatgcacTGTCTGTGGCCCCTGCGTGCTGCCTGGGCCCCCGTGTGCTGTATGGGGTCCCTGTGCGCTGTCTAGGGCCCCTGTGTGCTGACTGgtgccctgtatgctgcctggggcccccttgTGCTGCCAGGGGCTCCTgtaagctgcctggggccccgtgtgctgcttgGAACCCCATACGCTGCCTCCCATGTGTTGCCTGAGGCCCCgtttgctgtctctgcccctgtaTGCAATCtggggtgccgtgtgctgcctggggcccctgtgcgctgccttgggcccctgtgcactgtgtggggcacccgtgtgttgcctggggccctgttcactgtctctgccccctatgTGCTTCCTGGGGCCCTATGTGCAGCCTGGGgcctcgtgtgctgcctggggccccgctattgagtatatcactcaatggttctcaaaagcctgaaaaacctGATCTAcaacagctggggtatattctgggtggggtgtataatctggcctaggccactgtaaccccggGTTTATTCTGggcggaggggtataatctggcctagccaCTGTAACCCCGGGTGTATTCTAGgcaggggggtataatctggcctaggccactgtaacccggggtatattctgggtgggggatataatctggcctaggccactgtaaccccaggtatattctggacaggggtataatctggcctaggtcactgtaaccccaggtatattctgggtggggggtataatctggcctaggccactgaagaaggtgtgcgaccaaaacgcgcgtcggggtgggtgcaCGGACCCGGAGGAAGTTTACACATTGCACTTTATTTAGAGGTAACGTATATTCCAAAGTCTATCTGTGTATATTTGACTTAGCTTTATTGCCATGTTGCATGCAGGGCTATGGTTGATAATTATATTAAGCACTGTGCACCTATGCTCCTGTTAGAGATGGCATCGCTATTTGTACAGACTATTTGCAATTTAGATATTTGGTTTGGGTAAGCTTTAGTCTCTTTATAAGCTGTTTATATATGCAGGTGTTTTCTTCCCTGGTTCCGTGCGCCTGTGGTATATTACACGTCGGTGCGGTGTCCGTGTACACCATGTGGTATCCTACCTTACCTGTTTTGTATTGTCTAAAACATTATTTTAATGGTTAATAAAGATTATTGATATATGTTATTCTATATGGACTTTGAGGTTGTTTTTTTCGGGTTCTTGTGACCCATGCTTCGTTCACTGTAACCTCAGGTATATTCTGgacgggggtataatctggcctaggccactgtaaccccaggtatattctgggtggggggtttaatttggcctaggccactgtaaccccaggtatattctggacgggggtataatctggcctagaccactgtaaccccgggtatattctgagcgaggggtataatctggcctaggccactgtaacccctGTTATATTCTGGGCGGAGGGGTATAATCaggcctaggccactgtaaccccgggtatattctggacgGAGGTATAATatggcctaggccactgtaaccccgggtatattctgggtgggggtataatctggcctaggccactgtaaccccgggtatattccggTCGGGGGAGTAATCTGGCCGGTTACACCAGGATCCATCTCTAGTCCCACCTGTGCCGGATACAGCGGACATTCCTGGATTTGGGTCTACGCCCGGCAGTCTCAGGCGTCTGCTGAATATCCCTCACTTTCAGtgcccctctgacaactcctcctgctGGGGAGAAAGAAATGGGTAAATGGGCGTGGTCAGGGCAGGGGCGTGGCCAGAATGTGCATGGTCCATCCCTCTACCTGGGAAGTGTCTGGATGTACGGCCATATGTATTACAGATTAGCCTTATTACCTTCCTACAGTGTGACCCCACTGTGATGTCAGCCCCGTCCTCCAAGTACAAGGGAGAAACTGATGGAACTATAAACTCTTCATTCCCCTAATGTCTGCCCTGTTCTGTCTCCTCAGGTCACCTGGCGGATACGACgagatagattattattattattataagattctACAGAAGACGTCCATTCCATTATACAGCATTGTTTTTGCTCTCGGGATTATCGGTAATGGATTAGTCATCTGGATTGCCGGATTCAGGATGAAGAACACAATCAGTGCCGTGTGGTTCCTCCACCTGGCCATCGCGGACTTCCTGTGCTGCTCATCTCTCCCCCTGAGAATTTCTGAGTGGGCTGCACTTTCCTCACCCCGGCCACATTTTGCTTATTGTATAGTGAACATGTTTCTGTTTAATGTGAACATGATCGCCAGTGTTCTCCTCCTGACGGCCATGAGTACTGACCGCTGGGTGTCCGTCATGTGGCCATTCTGGGCCAAAGTCCATAGATCTCGTAACCTGGTGAGAATCAGTGCAACGATGATCTGGGGGCTGAGCGTCATTGTGGCCGGTGCACTGTATTACGTGTATAGATACCATGTAGGTCATCTACGTGAATGGTGTATATATAGTTATTACAGATATTCTTATAACCCAGAGTTAGGTCAGACCATTCAGTCGATCAGATTCATTATAATGTGTGTGATCCCGTTTCTCATCATCGTCACCTCTTATGTCACCATTTTGTACAAACTTAGAAAAAGTAAGAGATCCCAGAGATCTCAGAGATCctccgggatcatcaccgctgttaTATCGTGTTTCTTCATCTGCTGGTTTCCATATTACATCTGCCTACTAATATACTGGTATTATGAAGATTACATATTATCTAATTATTGGTATTTTATAACATTCCATATAGTACACACTATCACTACCAGTCTGGCTTGTCTGAACAGCTGCCTGAATCCGATCATTTATGTGTTTCTGACAGCGGATTTCCAACACGGTTTCCTCAGATCCATCCCCTCCAGGCTGGAAAGAGCCTTCGGTGACCATCCTAATGACCTGAGCAGAGAGCGAGGAGACACAGGAGACACTCGCCCTGCTGCTGTGTAATGGATATTCCTGAGATCTCCTCTATGTCACACCTCTTAACCCCTTGGAGACTGGGGCATTTTTCCAGTTTCCTTCCTTTTTCCTTCCCAAAAATCATAAAACTTTATTTTCCCATGAAGGACTGATTGTTGCAGGCTGAAAAGTAATAATGAAAGTCTCCTTTCATGTTACCACATAATGTGCTGAAAAATTGGTGAGAAAATAATCCCAAGTGaagtgaaatggtgaaaaacaaATTGTAATTCCACCATAATAATAAAGTGATCCAGTAGTTTCTGCAGATAAtatcaattaaccccttcaccacctcggGTGTCTCTGTTTTTTGCTCCCATAACTTTGATAAAATATATTTTCCGTcagtatggccgtgtgagggcttgttttttgcgggacaagtttcaCTTTTGATTGacgccattggttttgccatataatgtactgaaaaatggggaaaaaatcaaACTGtgacgaaattgcaaaaaaagggtcaTTCCataattgttatttatttattttttactatgttccacaaatgctaaaacagacctgccatgatgattctccaggtcaatatgagcatgcagataccaaacatgtacaccAGGTTGGACTGGCCCTCCGGAAGATTCTCCAGTGGGCTCAGGCACTGATACTGTATCTCCTGGCAAACAGGGC is a window encoding:
- the LOC138666551 gene encoding formyl peptide receptor 2-like, with product MWLSRSPGGYDEIDYYYYYKILQKTSIPLYSIVFALGIIGNGLVIWIAGFRMKNTISAVWFLHLAIADFLCCSSLPLRISEWAALSSPRPHFAYCIVNMFLFNVNMIASVLLLTAMSTDRWVSVMWPFWAKVHRSRNLVRISATMIWGLSVIVAGALYYVYRYHVGHLREWCIYSYYRYSYNPELGQTIQSIRFIIMCVIPFLIIVTSYVTILYKLRKSKRSQRSQRSSGIITAVISCFFICWFPYYICLLIYWYYEDYILSNYWYFITFHIVHTITTSLACLNSCLNPIIYVFLTADFQHGFLRSIPSRLERAFGDHPNDLSRERGDTGDTRPAAV